In a genomic window of Amblyomma americanum isolate KBUSLIRL-KWMA chromosome 4, ASM5285725v1, whole genome shotgun sequence:
- the LOC144130164 gene encoding uncharacterized protein LOC144130164 encodes MIAASKGRKPDSATPSPPPRARRVSFAEPITEDTTNEIAQPSSVVVPYLARYVPQLAPPLNSARNVFWGHNHPHYAPIIEPMAAPTAVLMGRPFPLPTGLFAQRYMMPQGPHWMNPSFCSGALAPFLDEDVFPEAPSDDRAKSVLLRTAGIGALLAALVTLLIAAALTINLEESSVLPATSATPLLVEHVHQGGVKQASPLQPLKKPAEGRHTAIAHSTIKTRRAAHHERPMPTAQHRDKLASPKRRHQQNIRNRTSQLPLQCGRHFYTYCPRQKSKVFYSSSSHSCVFTSVDSAHVCNRGANRFSSLGSCLSSCVRAPKGRELDRCHENTLFTECARLDVVEAWWFFDGSACTKWTFPLGNCPSQGRRVYRSRRECDTECLRPKRNDTAYAHQCDAPVTATCSPEQVKYPYFADMLLEGNARCVMASNRVLRARRCLIGSNQFDSIGSCEQACLHL; translated from the exons ATGATCGCTGCTTCGAAGGGCCGAAAACCTGACTCTGCGACGCCTTCGCccccaccgagagcccggcgggTATCCTTCGCTGAGCCTATCACCGAAGACACCACTAATGAAATCGCCCAGCCTTCGTCGGTGGTGGTTCCATACCTTGCGAGATACGTCCCGCAGCTCGCGCCGCCACTCAACAGCGCCAGAAACGTCTTCTGGGGCCATAACCACCCCCACTACGCGCCGATCATCGAGCCCATGGCTGCGCCTACGGCCGTACTAATGGGCAGACCGTTCCCACTTCCAACGGGCTTATTCGCGCAACGGTACATGATGCCTCAAGGCCCGCACTGGATGAATCCTTCCTTTTGTTCAGGGGCGCTTGCACCCTTCCTGGATGAAGACGTCTTCCCAGAAGCTCCATCGGATGACCGTGCGAAGTCAGTTCTGCTGCGCACTGCTGGCATCGGAGCGCTGCTGGCAGCGCTCGTTACCTTGTTGATCGCCGCAGCACTCACCATAAATTTGGAAGAGTCATCTGTTCTGCCCGCAACTTCGGCAACGCCACTTCTGGTGGAGCACGTTCACCAGGGCGGCGTGAAGCAAGCCTCACCGCTGCAGCCGCTCAAGAAACCGGCTGAAGGTAGACATACCGCTATCGCGCACTCCACCATCAAAACTCGCAGGGCGGCGCATCACGAACGACCTATGCCAACCGCCCAGCACCGCGACAAACTAGCAAGTCCGAAGCGCCGCCATCAGCAAAACATCAGGAATCGAACG TCGCAGTTACCACTGCAGTGCGGCCGCCACTTTTACACCTACTGTCCACGCCAGAAGAGCAAGGTCTTCTATAGCTCCTCGTCACACAGCTGCGTGTTCACGAGTGTAGACAGCGCCCACGTCTGCAATCGTGGCGCCAACCGGTTTTCGAGCCTTGGCAGCTGCCTATCCAGCTGCGTGCGCGCGCCGAAGGGACGAGAGCTTGACCGCTGCCACGAGAACACCCTCTTCACCGAGTGTGCTAG GCTGGACGTGGTGGAGGCATGGTGGTTTTTTGACGGCTCGGCTTGCACGAAGTGGACCTTCCCGCTGGGTAACTGCCCGTCTCAGGGCAGACGGGTGTACCGCTCCCGGCGAGAATGCGACACAGAGTGCCTGCGCCCGAAGCGAAACGACACTGCCTATGCCCACCAGTGCGACGCCCCCGTCACAGCCACTTGTAGCCCGGAGCAGGTCAAGTACCCATACTTCGCGGACATGCTGCTCGAAGGCAACGCACGCTGCGTCATGGCCTCGAACCGAGTACTCCGAGCACGGCGCTGTTTGATCGGCTCCAACCAGTTTGACTCGATTGGAAGTTGCGAACAGGCCTGCCTTCACTTGTGA